A region of the Thermus sp. LT1-2-5 genome:
CGCCTGGGCCTTGAGCTCCTCCAGGCCCTCCCCCCGGGCGGCGGTGAGGGCGGGGATGCCCGGGCGGAAAATCCCCGCCTTCTCCCGGGCCACGTCCTTTAAGGTGGGGCCCAGGACCTCCAGGTGGTCGTGCCCGATGTTGGTGACGAGGGAGAGGACGGGCTCGGCGGCGTTGGTGGCGTCCAGGCGCCCCCCAAGGCCCACCTCGAGGACGGCGAACCCCACCCCCTCCCGGGCGAAGTGGAGGAGGGCCAAGGCGGTGGCCGCCTCGAAGAAGCTCGCCCCCACGGCCTCGGCGTGGGGGCGGACCTCCTCCAGGAGGGCGTGGAGGCGGTCTTGGGCAATGGGCTTTCCCTGGAGGGCGATGCGCTCCCGGAAGTCCACCAGGTGGGGGCTGGTGTAAAGCCCCACCCTAAAGCCCGCCTCCTCCAGGATGGCCGCCAGAGCCCGGGCTGCGGTGCCCTTCCCGTTCGTTCCCCCCACCAGGGCCACGGGGTAGGCCTCCTGGGGGTGGCCCAGGCGGGCGAGGAGGGCCCGGATCCGCTCCAGGCCCAGGGTCACCACCCCCTGGCGGGCGTAGAGCCAGGCCAAAGGGTCCATCTAGCCCTTGGGGGCCGCCTTGCAGGTGGGGCAAAGCCCTCTGAAGGTGACCTCGGCCTCCCGCACCTCCACCCCGGGGTGGGCCTCCCGGGCCAAGGCCACCAGGTCGGGAAGGTCCACCTCCAGGTCCACGATGGCCCCGCAGGCCTCGCAGATGAGGTGCAGGTGGGGGTGGAGGTTGGCGTCGTACCGGGTGGCCTCCCCCGCCTTGGTGATGGGCACCAGGTAGCCCTCCGCCACCAGGGCCTCGAGGGTGCGGTAAATGGTGCCCAAGCTCACCTTGGGCACCACCTTACGCACCTCCTGGTAGATCCAGGCGGCGTCGGGGTGGTGGTGGGCTTGCCGCACCACCTCCAGAATGGCCTTGCGCTGGCGGGTCAAACGCTTCAGCGCCATCAGCCCCACTATACCCCAAACCCCACTAAACCGCTCGGGTTTGGGCGAGGATCTCCCGGCCCCCCTGCTCCAAAACGTCCTGGGCTAGCTCCAGGCCGAGCTCCTCCGCCTCGGAGGCATCCCCCTCGATCTCCGCCCGGATGAAGCTCTTGCCGTCGGGGGAGAAAAGCCCCCCCTCGAGGACCAAGGTGCCGTCCTCCGCTACCTGGGCCAAGGCCCCCACAGGGGCCAGGCAACCCGCCCCCAGGCCCCGCAAAAAGGCCCGCTCCGCCCGCACCCGGTCGTGGGAGGGGTGGTGGTGGAGGGCGTAGCAAAGCTCCTCCGCCAAATCGTCCCCCTGCCGCACCTCTAGGGCCAAGGCCCCTTGGCCGGGGGCGGGGAGCATCACCTCGGGCTCCAGAAACTGGTCGATGCGGTTCCTAAGGTCCAGGCGCAAAAGCCCCGCCGCCGCCAGGATGATGCCGTCATACTCCCCGTTACCCAAGGCGGCCAGGCGGGTGTCCACGTTGCCCCTTAGGTCCTTCACCACCAAATCGGGCCGATGGGCCAAAAGCTGGGCCTTGCGGCGCACGGAGCTGGTGCCCACCACCGCCCCCTTGGGCAGGTCCTCCAGGCGCTTGTAGGTCTTGCCCAAAAAGACGTCCCGGGGGTCCTGCCGCCGAGGGATGGCGGCGAGCTTGAGGCCGGGGGGTTCCTCCGTGGGCAGGTCCTTGAGCGAGTGCACGGCGATGTCGATCTCCCGGGAGAGCAGGGCCTCCTGGAGCTCCTTGACGAAGATGGCCTGCTCCTTGGGGTCCGCCCCCTGGTCCCCCCGGGTCTTCACCGTCTTGACCTTAAACTCCGCCTCGGGCCAGCTCTCCTTGAGGCGCTCCACCACCCACCGGGTCTGGGCCAGGGCGAGGGCGCTGCCCCGGGTTCCCACCACGATGACGCGCATACTTTCCCATACTACACGAGAACCCTCACTCCAGGGCCAGGCCCAAGGGGTCCTCCAAAAGCCCCGCCAGGTGGCGGCAGAAACGGGCGGCCTCCGCCCCGTCGATAAGACGGTGGTCGTAGGTTAGGCCGTAGGGCATGACGAGCCGCGGCACAAAGGCCTCTTGTTCCGCATCCCAAACCGGCTTCATCTGGGAGCGGGAAACCCCAAGGATGGCCACCTCGGGCCAGTTGACGATGGGGGTGAAGCCCACCCCGCCAATCCCCCCCAGGTTGGAGAGGCTGAAGGTCCCCCCCTGCATCTCCTCGGGGGCAAGCTTCCGTTCCCTCGCCCGTTCGGAAACCTCCTGGAGCTCCTGGGCCAGGCGCAGGACCCCCTTCTGGTCCACGTTCCGGATCACCGGGACCAGAAGCCCGTGGGGCGTGTCCACCGCCACGCCGATGTGGACGTAGTCCTTGTAGATGATCTCGGCCTTTTCCGCATCTATGGAGGCGTTGAACTTGGGGAAGGCCTTGAGGGTGAGGGCCAGGGCCTTGAGGAGGAAGGCGGTGAGGGTGAGGCGGAAGCCCCTTTCCTCCGCCTTCTTGGCGTAGCGCTTGCGCAAGGCCTCCAGCTCGGTGATGTCCGCCTCGTCGAAGTGGGTGACCATGGGCACCTGGGCCCAGGCCTGGGCCATGGCCCGTAAGGTGGCCTTGCGCACCCCGCTCATGGGCTCGGTGCGCACCGGGCCCCACTTGGCGAAGTCGGGGAGCCTGGGGGCAGGGACGGCCACCTCCTTGGGCCCCTCCAGAAGCCCCGCCGCCCGGCGCACGTCCTCCTCGGTGATGCGCCCGGCGAGGCCCGTGCCCCGCACCCCCGTGAGGTCCACCCCGAGCTCCCGGGCAAGCCGCCGGATGGAGGGGGCGGCGGGGATGAGGCGGCGCTCCTCGGGAGGAGAAGCCTTTTGCGGCTCGGGCCTCGGCGCCCCTGGGGAAGGGGCCTCGAGGGCTTGCGGCTCCGCCTTCGCAGAAGGGGCGGGCGGCGCCGCCTCGGAGAGCGCCTCCGCCGCCCTGGCGGGGGCCTCCCCCGTTTCCTTCGCCAGCTCCAAGAAGGGCTGGCCCGGGCGCACCTCGTCCCCCACCTTCACCAGCACCCGCTGCACCACCCCGCCCGCCTCCGCGGGCACCTCCATCACCGCCTTGTCCGTTTCCAACTCCAAAACCGGCTGGCCGGGGGTTATGCGGTCGCCCTCCTTGACCAGAACCCCCACCACCGTGGCTGCGCTCACGTTGTCGCCCAGTTCGGGAAGCTTGAGTTCCATGCCTGGCCTCCTAGCGCCGGTGGGGCGGCACTTCCTCTAGCTTAAGGCCGAGCTCCGCCCGCGCCTTCGCCAAGACCTCAGCCCCCACCTTGCCCTCCTCGTGGAGCAGGGCCAAGGCGGCGTAGGCGATGTGCCGGGCGTCCACCTCAAAGAAGTCCCGGAGGGCCTCCCGGGTATCCGAGCGGCCAAAGCCGTCGGTGCCCAGGGCGCAGAAGGGGCGGCCCACGTAGTCCCGCACCAGGTTGGGCAGGGCCTTGAGGTAGTCCGTGGCCGCCACCACCGGACCCTCGTGCCCTTCCAAGGCCGCCTGCACGTAGGGCTTCCGCGCCTGGCCCAGAAGCCTCCTTTCCCGTTCCGCCTCGATGGCGTCGTAGTAAAGGGCCTTGTAGCTGGTGGCGCTCCAGACATCCGCCACCACGCCATAGCGGGCCAAAAGCTCTTGGGCCTGGATGGCCTGGGGCAGGATGGGCCCTGCGCCCCACAGCTGCACCCTGGGGCCTTTCCCCTCCCCCTTTTGGAAGAGGTAGAGCCCCTTGAGGATGCCCTCCTTTACCCTATCCCGGGGCTCGGGCATGGGGGGGTGGACGTAGTTCTCGTTTTCTATGGTGATGTAGTAGAAGACGTCCTCCCCCTTCCCGTACATGCGCCTTAGGCCGTCCTCCAGGATCACGGCGAACTCGTAGGCGAAGGCGGGGTCGTAGGCCAGGAGGTTGGGGGCGGCCAGGGCATAGAGGTGGCTTTGGCCGTCTTGGTGCTGCAGCCCTTCGCCCAGAAGCGTGGTGCGCCCGGCGGTGGCCCCAAGGAGGAAGCCCCGCGTGCGCTGGTCGGCGGCGGCCCAGACCAGGTCCCCCACCCGTTGCAGGCCGAACATGGAGTAGGTGATGAGGAAGGGGATGGTGGGGATGCCCCAGTGGGCGTAGGCGGTGCCGGCGGCGATGAAGTCCGCCATGGCCCCGGCCTCAGTGATCCCCTCCTCCAGGATCTGCCCCTCCCGGCTCTCCTTGTAGGCGGTGAGGGTGCCGGCGTCCACGGGGATGTAGAGCTGCCCCTGGGGGGAGTAGACGCCCACCTGGGCGATCAGGGCCTCCATGCCGAAGGTGCGGGCCTCGTCGGGGACGATGGGCACGATGAGCTTGCCGATGGAAGGGTGGCGGAGGAGCTTGGCCAGGATGCGCACGAAGGCCATGGTGGTGGAGATCTCCCGCCCGCCCGAGCCCTCGTAGAACTCCTGGAAGAAGTCCTCCCCCGGCACCTCGAGGCCCCCCTTGAAGCGCACCCGACGCTCGGGGAGGAAGCCGCCCAAGGCCTTGCGCCTTTCCTTGAGGTAGCGCACCTCGGGGGCGTCCTCCCCGGGGTGGTAGTAGGGAAGGTCCTTGAGCTTCTCCTCGGGGATGGGGATGCCCAAAAAGGCCCGCGCCTCCTTGAGGTCCTCCTCCGTGAGCTTCTTCACCTGGTGGGCCACGTTCTTGGCCATGGCCGTGGGCCCCATGCCGTACCCCTTGATGGTGCGGGCCAGGATGACCACGGGGCTTCCCTTGTGCTCCACCGCCATCTTGTAAGCGGCGTGGATCTTCTTGAGGTCGTGCCCCCCCCGGCTCCGGGTAAGCTCGGTGAGCTCCTCGTCCGTCATCCCCTCGATGAGCCGCTTGAGCTCTGGGGTGTTGAAGAAGCGCTCCCTAAGCTCTTTCCCCCCAAAGGCGGCGTAGCGCTGGCTCTCCCCGTCCACCAAGGCCTCGAAGCGGCGGAGGAGGTGGCCTTCCTTATCCTTGGCGATGAGCTCGTCCCAGGCGGAGCCCCAGACGATCTTGATCACCCGCCAGCCCGCCCCCCGGTACAGCCTTTCCAGCTCCTGGATGATCTTGGAGTTGCCCCGCACGGGCCCGTCCAAGCGCTGGAGGTTGCAGTTCACCACGAAGACCAGGTTGTCCAGGTTCTCCCGGGCAGCGAGGTGCAAGGCCCCCACGGTTTCGGGCTCGTCGTGCTCCCCGTCCCCCAGGAAAGCCCAGACCTTGGCGGAGCTTTTGGGCTTTAGGCCGCGGTCCTCCAGGTAGCGCATGAAGCGGGCTTGGTAGATGGCCTGGATGGGACCGAGACCCATGGAAACCGTGGGGAACTCCCAGAAATCCGGCATGAGCCAGGGGTGGGGGTAGCTGGAAAGCCCCCGCCCCTCCGGTACCGGAGGGTGTACCTCCCGGCGGAAGTTCTCCAGGTCCGCCTCTTTAAGCCGCCCTTCCAAGAAGGCCCGGGCGTAGATGCCGGGCGAGGCGTGCCCCTGGAAGAAAACCAAGTCCCGGTCCAGCCCCGCCTCCGGCCCCCGGAAGAAGTGGTTGAACCCCACCTCAAAAAGCTCGGCGATGGAGGCGTAGGTGGAGATGTGCCCCCCGATGCCGTCCGCCTTCTGGTTGGCCCGGGCCACCATCATGGCAGTATTCCAGCGCAGGATGTTGACGATGCGCCGTTCCAGCTCCAGATCCCCCGGGTAAGGCGGTTCCTTCTCCTTGGGGATGGTGTTCAGGTAGGGGGTGGAGAGGCGGTTTTGCGGGAAGTACCCCTGCAGGTAAAGGTACTCGTCCAAAAGGCGCAAAAGCTCCTCCACCCGCTCAAAGCCCTCCACCCGGAGGACGTACTCCAAGGACTCCAGCCACTCCCGGTTTTCCACCTCCAGGAAGCGGGCCCGTTCCTCCTCGGATAGGGCCATCCAGGCTTCCCTCAGCGCGCGCTCCGTCATGCTTCCCCCTTTTGGCGGCCAACTACACTACACCGACTCATTCCCCAGTCTGGGGCAAAGGAGGCGGCTTGTCCAATAGAAAGGCGGGATATGAGTGATAGGATTTTCTTATCATGAACCTGCGCCGGTTACGGCTCTTCCTCGTGCTGGCGGAGGAGGGAAACTTCCACCGGGCGGCGGAGCGGGCTTACCTCTCCCAGCCTGCCCTTTCTCAGCAGATAAAAGCCCTGGAACAGGAGCTTGGGGTGCGGCTATTGGACAGGAAGCCCTTCCGCCTCACCCCGGCGGGGGAGGTGCTCAAGGAGGAGGGAAGCCGCCTCCTCCAAGAGGTGGAGGCGCTCAAGGAACGGGTGCGCCGGGCGGGCTGGCAGGCCCTCCGCTTCGGGGTACCGGAAAACCTGCTTCCCGACCTCATGCCCCTTTTGGACCACCTGCGCCGGGGGCTAGGCCAGGCGGTGGAGGTCCTGGAGATGCACACCCCGGAGCAGGTGAAGGCCCTGCGGGAAGGAAGGCTGGACTACGGCCTCGCTGGGCTCAGGGTGGCCGACCCTGCCATCGGAGAGGAGCCCCTCCTCAAGGTGCCCTTGGTGGTCCTCCTCCCGGAAAGCCACCCCCTGGCCCGGGAAGAGCGGGTGCCCCTCGCCGCCCTGAGGGACGAGCCCTTCCTGCTCCTGCCCAAAGAGGCCCTGCCCCCTTTGCACGAGGCCTTCATGGAGGTCTTCCGCCGGGCGGGGTTTACCCCCAAGGTGGCCCGGGAGGTGGTCCGCTTCCCCCAGGCGGTGAGCTTGGTGGCCGCCGGGGTGGGGGTCCACCTCACCCTGGCCCCCTATCGGGTCTTCCCCCACCCGGGCACGGTGCTCAAGCCCCTGGCCGAGGAGGCGGCCTTGCAGGTGTCCCTCATCTACCGCCAAAGCCCGCCCCCGCCCCGCCTCGAGGAGGTGCGGGAGCTCCTCAAAGCCCTGGTCCTTTAGGCCTGGAGGCCCGGAGGTTCCGCCTCCCCCCAGCTCAGTTCCACCAGGCCGATGAGCTCCTCCACGGGCACGCCGTAGTCCCGGGAAAGGCGAGTGATCTCGTGGCCCAGCCGCCTCAGGTGGGCGAGCTGGGCAGGACTCGCCTCGTGGGCCAGGTCCAAAAGCCAAGAGAGGAGGGTTTCCGCCTCCTCGTCGGTGAGGCCGTCGGTCAGGGCCTCGTCTTCCAAGAGCAGGTGGGCCGGGTCTTCCCTCATCGCCGTTTCAGCGTCTCCTCGGGGCGCACCAGGCCGAGCCTGCGGGCCAGGGCCTCGAGGTGGGCGGGGTCCTGGGTTGCGGTAAGCTCCGTCTTGAGCGCGGCCACCCGGGCCTCGGCCCGGGAAAGGGCCTCCTCTAGCCTAGCCCTTTCCTGGGCCAAGCGGTAGGCCCGCACCCCCTCCTGCCCCAAAAGGAACAGGGCATGGGCCACCCCCAGGGCAAAAACCAGGTGCAGAACGCGGTAGATGGGCCGCTCCACGGTAGCCCCATTATACCCCGGTTCGAGCTTGCGGCCGCAGCTCACCTTTCTCAAACTAATAGAAAAAGCCCCGGCTCGGCCCTCCAGCAGAAAGCTACGGGACATAAACGCCAAGTTTACACCCTTGACTTCTCTCAAGTGTTGCATTTGCACATGCCCTATGTATACTGGAATTGTGAGGAAGGAGGAGCCATGCCAAGGACCAAGGAAAAGGAAAACTACCGGGCGCGGCTAAAGGCGGTTGGACTACGACATACCCTCCCCAGGGAACGGATTCTGAGCTTTCTGGACCGCAAGAACGTCCACCCCACCCCAGAGGAACTGTACCAGGGCCTGAAGAAGCGGGG
Encoded here:
- a CDS encoding LysR family transcriptional regulator → MNLRRLRLFLVLAEEGNFHRAAERAYLSQPALSQQIKALEQELGVRLLDRKPFRLTPAGEVLKEEGSRLLQEVEALKERVRRAGWQALRFGVPENLLPDLMPLLDHLRRGLGQAVEVLEMHTPEQVKALREGRLDYGLAGLRVADPAIGEEPLLKVPLVVLLPESHPLAREERVPLAALRDEPFLLLPKEALPPLHEAFMEVFRRAGFTPKVAREVVRFPQAVSLVAAGVGVHLTLAPYRVFPHPGTVLKPLAEEAALQVSLIYRQSPPPPRLEEVRELLKALVL
- the hemC gene encoding hydroxymethylbilane synthase, producing the protein MRVIVVGTRGSALALAQTRWVVERLKESWPEAEFKVKTVKTRGDQGADPKEQAIFVKELQEALLSREIDIAVHSLKDLPTEEPPGLKLAAIPRRQDPRDVFLGKTYKRLEDLPKGAVVGTSSVRRKAQLLAHRPDLVVKDLRGNVDTRLAALGNGEYDGIILAAAGLLRLDLRNRIDQFLEPEVMLPAPGQGALALEVRQGDDLAEELCYALHHHPSHDRVRAERAFLRGLGAGCLAPVGALAQVAEDGTLVLEGGLFSPDGKSFIRAEIEGDASEAEELGLELAQDVLEQGGREILAQTRAV
- a CDS encoding 2-oxo acid dehydrogenase subunit E2; this translates as MELKLPELGDNVSAATVVGVLVKEGDRITPGQPVLELETDKAVMEVPAEAGGVVQRVLVKVGDEVRPGQPFLELAKETGEAPARAAEALSEAAPPAPSAKAEPQALEAPSPGAPRPEPQKASPPEERRLIPAAPSIRRLARELGVDLTGVRGTGLAGRITEEDVRRAAGLLEGPKEVAVPAPRLPDFAKWGPVRTEPMSGVRKATLRAMAQAWAQVPMVTHFDEADITELEALRKRYAKKAEERGFRLTLTAFLLKALALTLKAFPKFNASIDAEKAEIIYKDYVHIGVAVDTPHGLLVPVIRNVDQKGVLRLAQELQEVSERARERKLAPEEMQGGTFSLSNLGGIGGVGFTPIVNWPEVAILGVSRSQMKPVWDAEQEAFVPRLVMPYGLTYDHRLIDGAEAARFCRHLAGLLEDPLGLALE
- a CDS encoding transcriptional repressor encodes the protein MALKRLTRQRKAILEVVRQAHHHPDAAWIYQEVRKVVPKVSLGTIYRTLEALVAEGYLVPITKAGEATRYDANLHPHLHLICEACGAIVDLEVDLPDLVALAREAHPGVEVREAEVTFRGLCPTCKAAPKG
- the aceE gene encoding pyruvate dehydrogenase (acetyl-transferring), homodimeric type, which codes for MTERALREAWMALSEEERARFLEVENREWLESLEYVLRVEGFERVEELLRLLDEYLYLQGYFPQNRLSTPYLNTIPKEKEPPYPGDLELERRIVNILRWNTAMMVARANQKADGIGGHISTYASIAELFEVGFNHFFRGPEAGLDRDLVFFQGHASPGIYARAFLEGRLKEADLENFRREVHPPVPEGRGLSSYPHPWLMPDFWEFPTVSMGLGPIQAIYQARFMRYLEDRGLKPKSSAKVWAFLGDGEHDEPETVGALHLAARENLDNLVFVVNCNLQRLDGPVRGNSKIIQELERLYRGAGWRVIKIVWGSAWDELIAKDKEGHLLRRFEALVDGESQRYAAFGGKELRERFFNTPELKRLIEGMTDEELTELTRSRGGHDLKKIHAAYKMAVEHKGSPVVILARTIKGYGMGPTAMAKNVAHQVKKLTEEDLKEARAFLGIPIPEEKLKDLPYYHPGEDAPEVRYLKERRKALGGFLPERRVRFKGGLEVPGEDFFQEFYEGSGGREISTTMAFVRILAKLLRHPSIGKLIVPIVPDEARTFGMEALIAQVGVYSPQGQLYIPVDAGTLTAYKESREGQILEEGITEAGAMADFIAAGTAYAHWGIPTIPFLITYSMFGLQRVGDLVWAAADQRTRGFLLGATAGRTTLLGEGLQHQDGQSHLYALAAPNLLAYDPAFAYEFAVILEDGLRRMYGKGEDVFYYITIENENYVHPPMPEPRDRVKEGILKGLYLFQKGEGKGPRVQLWGAGPILPQAIQAQELLARYGVVADVWSATSYKALYYDAIEAERERRLLGQARKPYVQAALEGHEGPVVAATDYLKALPNLVRDYVGRPFCALGTDGFGRSDTREALRDFFEVDARHIAYAALALLHEEGKVGAEVLAKARAELGLKLEEVPPHRR
- a CDS encoding septum formation initiator family protein, with amino-acid sequence MERPIYRVLHLVFALGVAHALFLLGQEGVRAYRLAQERARLEEALSRAEARVAALKTELTATQDPAHLEALARRLGLVRPEETLKRR